One Prodigiosinella aquatilis DNA window includes the following coding sequences:
- the radC gene encoding DNA repair protein RadC, whose translation MEWDKGNAPREKLVSLGAGVLSDVELLAIFLRTGRPGMNVMQLSESLLEQFGSLYHLMTADRERFCSVRGVGISKYTQLQAVAELARRLFSSHLAREDAMLSSEVTLQYLQLLLAHQEREIFLVMFLDNQHRVIRHQEMFAGTINAVEVHPREIVREALKSNAAALILAHNHPSGKAEPSQADRAITEQIIKACLLLEIRVLDHLIIGRGEHISFAERGWI comes from the coding sequence ATGGAATGGGATAAAGGAAATGCGCCGCGTGAAAAGCTGGTTAGCTTGGGTGCAGGTGTATTAAGTGATGTTGAGCTGCTGGCGATATTCCTGCGCACCGGCCGACCCGGAATGAACGTGATGCAATTATCGGAAAGTCTGCTGGAACAATTTGGCTCGCTGTATCATCTGATGACGGCAGATCGGGAAAGGTTCTGTTCCGTCCGGGGCGTCGGCATTTCAAAATATACTCAGTTGCAGGCAGTGGCTGAGCTGGCTCGGCGGCTATTTTCCTCACATCTGGCCAGGGAAGATGCCATGCTCAGTTCAGAAGTTACACTGCAATATTTGCAATTGCTGCTGGCGCATCAGGAACGGGAAATTTTCCTGGTCATGTTTTTAGACAATCAGCATCGTGTTATTCGCCATCAGGAAATGTTTGCTGGTACTATTAACGCTGTAGAGGTGCATCCGAGGGAAATTGTGCGCGAAGCGCTGAAGTCCAACGCTGCCGCGCTGATACTGGCGCATAACCATCCTTCGGGAAAAGCCGAGCCTAGTCAGGCTGACCGCGCGATTACCGAACAAATCATCAAAGCGTGTTTGTTATTGGAGATTCGCGTGCTTGATCATCTGATTATTGGCCGTGGAGAACATATCTCTTTTGCCGAGCGCGGGTGGATTTGA
- a CDS encoding DUF2202 domain-containing protein — translation MMKRVCCIGMLLFAAALPVGTLQARPVLDKPAQDALLSALHDEYHAEAFYAAVIDKFGQVMPFRNIIKAERNHERMLKNLMQTYDLPIPPNTLLGDASLKNTVPATLREACQMGVDVESANRELYDKSLIPAVASHQNIVAVFQKLRDASHNNHLPAFERCR, via the coding sequence ATGATGAAAAGAGTCTGCTGTATCGGTATGTTGTTATTTGCTGCTGCTTTACCTGTCGGAACACTTCAGGCACGACCCGTGCTCGACAAGCCGGCGCAGGACGCATTGCTCTCGGCGTTACACGATGAATATCACGCCGAAGCCTTTTATGCGGCGGTTATCGATAAATTTGGTCAGGTAATGCCTTTCAGAAACATTATCAAGGCGGAGCGCAATCATGAGCGTATGCTGAAAAATCTCATGCAAACCTATGATCTTCCGATCCCGCCCAATACGCTGCTTGGGGATGCCAGCCTGAAAAACACGGTACCGGCTACGTTGCGGGAAGCCTGTCAAATGGGGGTTGATGTAGAGAGCGCCAATCGGGAACTCTATGATAAATCGTTAATTCCTGCCGTCGCTTCCCACCAGAACATCGTCGCCGTTTTTCAGAAATTGCGTGATGCTTCCCACAATAACCATTTACCAGCCTTTGAACGTTGCCGGTAA
- the coaBC gene encoding bifunctional phosphopantothenoylcysteine decarboxylase/phosphopantothenate--cysteine ligase CoaBC, translating into MTDSSRLHGLSGKHIVLGISGGIAAYKCPDLVRRLRDNGAEVRVVMTPAAKAFITPLTLQAVSGHPVADDLLDPGAEAAMGHIELGKWADLVILAPASADLIARLAAGMANDLLTTACLATSAPIVVVPAMNQQMYRAVPTQENLCKLAERGVQQWGPDSGSQACGDVGPGRMIDTLDIVARAQQFFSCVNDLQHLNIMITAGPTREALDPVRFISNHSSGKMGFAIAQAAAARGANVTLIAGPVAIPTPGNVRRIDVIGALEMHQAVMMAAPQQHIVIGCAAVADYRAKTVADEKIKKQGDEMTVTLIKNPDIIADVAAMNKNRPYVVGFAAETCNVEEYARQKLVRKNLDLICANDVSLSGHGFNTETNALHLFWLGGDKPLPQCNKRLLGQQLIDEIVSRYDEKNRRKNS; encoded by the coding sequence ATGACAGATTCTTCCCGTCTGCATGGACTTTCCGGCAAACATATCGTATTGGGTATCAGTGGGGGAATTGCCGCCTACAAATGCCCGGATTTGGTGCGGCGTTTACGTGATAACGGGGCTGAGGTGCGGGTGGTGATGACGCCGGCGGCCAAAGCTTTTATTACACCGCTAACCCTGCAAGCCGTGTCCGGTCATCCGGTTGCTGATGATTTACTGGATCCTGGGGCGGAAGCCGCGATGGGTCATATCGAGCTGGGAAAATGGGCAGATTTGGTGATTCTGGCGCCAGCTTCTGCAGATCTGATTGCACGTCTTGCTGCGGGTATGGCTAATGATTTATTAACCACCGCATGTCTGGCGACATCAGCACCGATAGTTGTGGTTCCGGCGATGAATCAACAGATGTACCGTGCTGTGCCAACGCAGGAGAACCTATGCAAGTTGGCAGAACGTGGTGTCCAACAGTGGGGACCTGACAGTGGAAGCCAGGCGTGTGGTGATGTTGGTCCAGGCAGGATGATTGACACGTTGGATATTGTGGCGCGGGCGCAGCAGTTTTTTTCTTGTGTCAACGATCTGCAACACCTCAATATTATGATCACGGCGGGACCAACTCGTGAAGCGCTTGATCCGGTACGTTTCATCAGCAACCACAGTTCCGGGAAAATGGGATTTGCCATTGCTCAGGCGGCAGCGGCACGGGGTGCCAACGTTACGCTGATCGCGGGACCGGTAGCTATACCAACCCCCGGCAATGTCCGGCGGATTGATGTCATCGGTGCGTTGGAAATGCATCAGGCCGTAATGATGGCCGCACCTCAGCAGCATATTGTCATCGGTTGCGCGGCGGTCGCTGATTACCGGGCCAAAACCGTGGCGGATGAAAAAATCAAAAAACAGGGTGATGAAATGACTGTTACCCTGATAAAGAATCCAGATATTATCGCTGATGTTGCCGCGATGAATAAAAATCGACCTTATGTTGTCGGGTTTGCTGCTGAAACCTGTAATGTGGAAGAATACGCGCGGCAGAAACTGGTCCGTAAGAATCTGGACCTCATCTGCGCAAACGATGTTTCTCTTTCCGGTCATGGTTTTAATACGGAAACCAATGCGTTACATCTTTTTTGGCTCGGTGGGGACAAGCCATTGCCGCAGTGCAATAAGCGCCTGTTGGGTCAACAGTTAATTGACGAGATTGTCAGCCGTTATGATGAAAAAAATCGACGTAAAAATTCTTGA
- the dut gene encoding dUTP diphosphatase produces the protein MMKKIDVKILDARIGQQFPLPTYATPGSAGLDLRACLDNAIELGAGETTLVPTGLAIHIGDPTLAAVVLPRSGLGHKHGVVLGNLVGLIDSDYQGQLMVSVWNRGKQLFTIEPGERIAQLVFVPVVQAEFNLVDDFVSSERGDGGFGHSGRN, from the coding sequence ATGATGAAAAAAATCGACGTAAAAATTCTTGACGCACGTATTGGGCAACAGTTCCCATTGCCTACTTATGCGACGCCAGGGTCTGCGGGCCTGGATCTACGCGCCTGTCTGGACAACGCTATCGAACTAGGCGCGGGCGAGACAACGCTGGTGCCAACCGGTTTGGCTATTCATATCGGTGATCCGACGCTGGCGGCGGTTGTCCTACCGCGTTCCGGGCTGGGCCATAAGCACGGTGTGGTACTGGGTAATCTGGTGGGTCTGATAGACTCCGATTATCAGGGTCAACTGATGGTATCAGTCTGGAACCGTGGCAAGCAGTTGTTCACCATTGAACCAGGCGAACGTATTGCACAACTGGTGTTTGTACCGGTAGTTCAGGCTGAGTTTAACTTGGTTGATGATTTTGTCAGCAGTGAACGAGGCGACGGTGGTTTTGGTCATTCTGGCCGAAACTGA
- the slmA gene encoding nucleoid occlusion factor SlmA, which translates to MAEKENKKGNRREEILQVLAQMLESSDGSQRITTAKLAANVGVSEAALYRHFPSKTRMFDSLIEFIENSLTTRINLILQDEKDTFNRLRLILLLILGFAEKNPGLTRILTGHALMFEQDRLQGRINQLFDRIESQIKQVLREHKLRGGQSFRHDETLLASQLLAFCEGMLSRYTRSEFRYLPTQEFDLRWPLLATQMC; encoded by the coding sequence ATGGCAGAGAAAGAAAATAAGAAAGGGAATCGTCGCGAGGAAATTTTGCAGGTGTTGGCGCAAATGCTGGAATCCAGTGATGGGAGTCAGCGTATTACCACTGCGAAGTTGGCCGCTAATGTAGGGGTTTCTGAAGCGGCACTGTACCGGCATTTTCCCAGCAAAACACGGATGTTTGACAGCCTGATTGAATTTATTGAAAACAGTCTGACTACCCGTATCAACCTGATTCTGCAGGATGAAAAAGACACATTTAACCGTCTGCGTTTGATATTGCTGCTTATTCTGGGATTTGCAGAAAAAAATCCGGGATTGACCCGCATTCTTACTGGTCATGCGCTGATGTTTGAACAAGATCGCTTGCAAGGGCGGATTAACCAGCTGTTTGATCGTATCGAATCACAGATAAAACAGGTCTTGCGTGAGCATAAATTGCGTGGTGGACAGTCTTTCAGACATGACGAAACTCTGTTGGCCAGTCAGTTGCTGGCCTTCTGTGAAGGTATGCTTTCTCGTTATACCCGTTCTGAATTTCGCTACCTTCCCACACAGGAATTCGACCTTCGCTGGCCATTGCTGGCCACTCAGATGTGTTAG
- the pyrE gene encoding orotate phosphoribosyltransferase: MKTYQHQFIEFALNKQVLKFGEFTLKSGRTSPYFFNAGLFNTGRDLALLGRFYAAALMDSGIEFDVLFGPAYKGIPIATTTAVALAEHHDRDLPYCFNRKEAKEHGEGGNLVGSPLTGRIMLVDDVITAGTAIRESMEIIAAQGATLAGVLIALDRQERGRGDISAIQEVERDYHCKVISIITLKELIAYLTEKPEMADHLTAVQAYRDQYGV; this comes from the coding sequence ATGAAAACCTATCAACACCAGTTTATTGAGTTTGCGCTCAACAAACAGGTATTAAAATTCGGCGAATTTACCCTGAAATCAGGGCGTACCAGCCCCTATTTCTTTAATGCCGGACTATTCAATACCGGTCGTGATCTGGCGTTACTGGGCCGTTTTTATGCTGCTGCGCTGATGGATTCCGGCATTGAGTTTGATGTGCTGTTCGGGCCAGCATACAAAGGTATTCCTATTGCCACCACCACAGCCGTGGCACTGGCTGAACATCATGACCGGGATTTGCCTTACTGTTTTAACCGCAAGGAAGCCAAAGAACACGGCGAAGGGGGCAATTTGGTCGGCAGTCCGTTAACCGGTCGCATCATGTTGGTAGATGACGTGATTACTGCTGGCACCGCCATTCGTGAATCCATGGAGATCATCGCTGCACAGGGCGCTACATTGGCAGGGGTATTGATTGCGCTGGATCGTCAGGAACGTGGCCGCGGTGACATTTCCGCTATTCAGGAAGTGGAACGCGACTATCACTGCAAAGTGATTTCCATCATTACCCTGAAGGAATTAATTGCCTATCTAACGGAAAAACCGGAGATGGCCGACCATCTAACCGCTGTGCAGGCGTATCGCGATCAATACGGCGTATAG
- the rph gene encoding ribonuclease PH, whose translation MRPAGRSAQQIRPLKLTRNYTKHAEGSVLVEFGDTKVLCNATVEEGVPRFLKGQGQGWVTAEYGMLPRATHSRNAREAAKGKQGGRTLEIQRLIARSLRAAIDLKLLGEYTITLDCDVLQADGGTRTASITGACVALADALNGLVASGRLKKNPLKGMVAAVSVGIVNGEAVCDLEYVEDSVAETDMNVVMTEDGRMIEVQGTAEGEPFSHEELLSLLALARGGIETIVQAQKAALA comes from the coding sequence ATGCGCCCTGCAGGCCGAAGTGCACAACAAATACGTCCCCTCAAATTAACCCGCAATTACACAAAACATGCCGAAGGTTCGGTGTTGGTGGAATTTGGCGATACCAAAGTCCTGTGTAATGCGACGGTAGAGGAAGGCGTCCCGCGCTTCCTGAAAGGACAGGGACAAGGCTGGGTGACCGCCGAATATGGCATGTTGCCACGCGCAACCCACAGCCGTAATGCCCGTGAAGCAGCAAAAGGCAAACAAGGTGGCCGTACACTGGAAATCCAGCGTCTGATCGCCCGTTCTCTGCGTGCGGCTATCGATCTTAAACTCCTGGGTGAGTACACCATCACGCTGGATTGTGACGTTCTGCAAGCCGATGGCGGTACCCGCACGGCATCCATCACTGGTGCCTGTGTCGCCTTGGCCGATGCCCTCAATGGTCTGGTTGCCAGCGGTCGGCTTAAGAAAAACCCGCTGAAAGGCATGGTCGCCGCCGTATCGGTGGGGATTGTTAACGGCGAAGCGGTGTGCGATCTGGAATACGTGGAAGACTCAGTCGCTGAAACCGATATGAATGTGGTGATGACAGAAGATGGCCGCATGATTGAAGTTCAGGGTACGGCAGAAGGTGAACCTTTCAGCCACGAGGAACTGTTGTCATTGCTGGCGCTGGCGCGAGGCGGAATTGAAACCATCGTCCAGGCGCAGAAAGCGGCATTAGCCTAA
- a CDS encoding DUF202 domain-containing protein, with the protein MSDSPQTTRISPKKIPWQQQGSTPDYRFSLANERTFLAWIRTAMAFLAGAVAIDQFALNLAPLMVREGAAIFLSFVSALLAFMAYRRWVSNELAMRTGKSLPYTRMLIMIASCIIGISVMLALVILLI; encoded by the coding sequence ATGAGTGATTCCCCGCAGACTACCAGAATATCGCCCAAGAAAATTCCCTGGCAACAGCAGGGCAGTACGCCGGATTATCGCTTTTCCCTGGCTAATGAACGTACCTTTCTGGCATGGATCCGTACTGCGATGGCATTTCTGGCTGGCGCAGTGGCTATCGATCAGTTTGCGCTTAATCTGGCACCGTTAATGGTACGGGAAGGTGCGGCTATTTTTCTTTCGTTTGTCTCGGCACTGCTGGCATTTATGGCCTATCGTCGCTGGGTTTCCAATGAATTGGCGATGCGTACCGGAAAAAGTCTGCCCTATACCCGGATGTTGATCATGATCGCCAGCTGCATTATCGGTATTTCGGTGATGTTGGCACTGGTCATTTTACTGATTTAA
- a CDS encoding DUF202 domain-containing protein encodes MVNNLTSHRDPGLQPERTGLAWSRTAFLMLVNSVLLLKAGSMKNQMVMLVAGILLLLVTLVMYIWSALRLRFILHTNHPCSGLTIHMARFFTLAIVATALLVALLNIIHLITMA; translated from the coding sequence ATGGTGAACAACCTGACTTCACACCGGGATCCGGGTCTACAGCCTGAACGTACTGGGCTGGCATGGTCCCGCACCGCATTCCTGATGCTGGTGAATAGCGTATTGCTGCTGAAAGCCGGATCAATGAAAAATCAGATGGTCATGCTGGTCGCCGGTATACTGCTGCTACTGGTTACTCTTGTCATGTACATCTGGTCCGCACTGCGATTGCGTTTTATCCTGCATACCAACCATCCTTGCTCCGGGCTGACTATTCACATGGCGCGTTTTTTTACGTTAGCCATTGTGGCTACCGCGCTGCTAGTAGCATTGCTAAATATCATCCACCTTATCACCATGGCTTAA
- a CDS encoding DUF1611 domain-containing protein, whose translation MLIPQPYLLFLGDVTDPLAVKTARGIYSWRPEQCVGQLRLPGSTVSLGLDDLNIQAAVAHGAKTLVLGTANAGGFLPQHWIVTVCEAITAGMNVANGLHQRLTDVPGLQELADQHQVQLFDIRHMRPELTVGSGKKRSGKRVLTVGTDCSVGKMYTSLALEAAMRALGMKADFRATGQTGVLVAGDGIAIDAVIADFIAGAAEALSPANEDDHWDIVEGQGSLFHPSYAGVSTGLIHGAQPHWLVMCHEMGRPHMRHLPHQPMVSLDDCVEANLRAARVTNPDVQLAGFAINTSGHNEQEARDYCDQLSQQFGVPATDPIRFGIDDIAALLRDRG comes from the coding sequence ATGCTGATTCCTCAACCTTACCTGCTTTTCCTTGGTGACGTGACTGATCCGCTAGCGGTAAAAACGGCACGTGGCATTTATTCCTGGCGCCCTGAACAGTGTGTCGGGCAATTGCGTTTGCCGGGCAGCACTGTGTCACTAGGGTTGGACGATCTGAATATTCAGGCCGCTGTCGCCCACGGTGCCAAAACACTGGTCCTGGGTACGGCTAATGCTGGCGGATTTCTTCCACAACACTGGATCGTCACTGTATGTGAAGCTATCACTGCCGGTATGAATGTCGCCAATGGTCTGCATCAGCGCCTGACTGACGTACCGGGTTTGCAGGAATTGGCTGATCAGCATCAGGTACAGTTGTTTGATATTCGCCACATGCGGCCGGAGCTTACCGTGGGTAGCGGTAAAAAACGCAGCGGTAAACGCGTACTAACGGTCGGTACAGATTGCTCCGTCGGCAAAATGTATACCTCACTGGCACTGGAAGCGGCCATGCGTGCGTTAGGCATGAAGGCGGATTTCCGCGCTACCGGTCAGACGGGTGTTCTGGTCGCGGGTGACGGTATCGCTATTGATGCGGTGATCGCCGATTTTATTGCCGGTGCCGCCGAAGCCTTGTCTCCAGCCAACGAAGATGATCACTGGGATATCGTCGAAGGACAGGGGTCGTTGTTTCATCCGTCTTATGCGGGTGTCAGTACCGGTCTGATTCACGGTGCGCAGCCGCACTGGCTGGTGATGTGCCATGAAATGGGCCGTCCTCATATGCGTCATTTGCCGCATCAGCCGATGGTCAGTCTGGATGATTGCGTAGAAGCCAACCTGCGGGCTGCACGGGTGACTAACCCTGACGTTCAACTGGCTGGTTTTGCCATCAATACGTCCGGCCACAATGAGCAGGAAGCGCGTGATTACTGTGACCAGCTCAGCCAGCAGTTTGGTGTCCCGGCCACTGACCCGATACGTTTTGGTATTGACGACATCGCCGCACTGCTGAGAGACCGAGGATAA
- the ycjG gene encoding L-Ala-D/L-Glu epimerase, translating into MRQMQIETVELPLARPFSISRSTRTAVTVIRVTLEEGGFIGRGECTPTAHYQETAESVSQQLQAVHQAVENGITIDGLQRLLPPGSARNALDCALWRLNAALSKQTLWQYLNIQPPQSVITAETLSLDTLSNMANMAQDAVSCGALLLKIKLDRDLILEKVAAIRQVAPNVTLIVDANEAWSGLDLDSLLKSLAAYHVAMVEQPLPAGNDAALADFAHAIPVCADESCHHRGDIAGLRGRYDMINIKLDKCGGLTEALSMVEEAKQHGLRLMMGCMLGSSLAMEAALPVAICAEHVDLDGPIWLAADSSPYLTYNLGRIWL; encoded by the coding sequence ATGCGACAGATGCAGATTGAAACGGTAGAACTGCCGCTGGCCCGACCTTTCTCTATCTCCCGCAGTACTCGTACTGCCGTGACGGTAATACGGGTTACGCTGGAAGAAGGTGGTTTTATCGGACGCGGTGAATGTACACCGACTGCGCATTACCAGGAAACCGCCGAGAGCGTCAGCCAGCAGCTGCAAGCAGTACACCAGGCGGTGGAGAACGGTATCACGATCGATGGCCTGCAACGCCTGTTACCGCCAGGCTCGGCACGTAATGCACTGGACTGCGCTTTGTGGCGACTGAATGCGGCACTGAGCAAACAGACATTGTGGCAATACCTGAATATTCAGCCACCGCAATCAGTGATCACGGCCGAAACCTTAAGTCTCGATACGCTATCAAACATGGCGAATATGGCGCAGGATGCGGTATCCTGCGGTGCGCTGCTGCTGAAAATCAAACTTGATCGTGATCTGATTCTCGAAAAAGTGGCGGCGATTCGGCAGGTGGCACCCAATGTCACGCTGATTGTCGATGCCAATGAGGCCTGGAGCGGTTTGGATCTCGATTCATTACTGAAATCGCTGGCGGCTTACCATGTAGCGATGGTGGAACAACCCCTGCCTGCCGGTAACGATGCCGCACTGGCGGATTTCGCTCACGCCATCCCCGTATGCGCCGATGAAAGCTGCCATCACCGGGGCGATATTGCCGGGCTGCGTGGCCGCTATGACATGATCAACATCAAGCTGGATAAGTGCGGTGGTCTGACGGAAGCGCTGTCTATGGTGGAAGAAGCGAAACAGCACGGTCTGCGTTTGATGATGGGCTGCATGTTAGGTTCATCGCTGGCGATGGAAGCGGCGTTACCCGTGGCGATTTGCGCTGAACACGTGGATCTGGATGGCCCTATCTGGCTGGCGGCCGACAGTTCGCCATACCTAACCTATAACCTTGGCCGTATCTGGCTATGA